Proteins from one Triplophysa dalaica isolate WHDGS20190420 chromosome 6, ASM1584641v1, whole genome shotgun sequence genomic window:
- the ak4 gene encoding adenylate kinase 4, mitochondrial isoform X2 encodes MCNDLQRALEAGVLAKTYIKKGLLVPDHVMTRLLLPRLEEMTKYSWLLDGFPRTLAQADALNSICDLDVVFNLNIPLETLKERLRHRWTHPSSGRVYNMYFNPPRIQGLDDITGEQLIQQEEDRPEALVARLRHYKDIAKPVIDLYKAKSILYTFSDTETDRIWPNISTLLSTKIPIVQSDARCTSTH; translated from the exons ATGTGCAACGATTTACAAAGAGCTTTAG AAGCTGGTGTTTTGGCAAAGACTTATATAAAAAAGGGATTGCTTGTGCCAGACCATGTCATGACTCGCCTTCTGCTGCCTAGATTGGAGGAGATGACCAAATACAGTTGGTTGTTAGATG GTTTCCCTCGAACTCTAGCTCAGGCAGATGCCCTGAACAGTATCTGTGATCTAGATGTAGTCTTCAACCTCAACATCCCTCTGGAAACACTTAAAGAAAGACTACGTCATCGCTGGACACACCCATCCAGTGGGAGAGTATACAACATGTATTTCAATCCCCCCCGAATCCAG GGGCTAGATGACATTACAGGAGAGCAGTTGATTCAACAGGAAGAGGACAGACCAGAAGCTCTGGTGGCCAGACTGAGACACTACAAAGATATTGCCAAACCTGTCATAGATTTATATAA GGCTAAAAGCATCCTGTACACATTCTCAGACACAGAAACAGATCGGATCTGGCCAAATATCAGCACACTCCTCAGCACAAAGATCCCCATTGTCCAGTCAGATGCTCGGTGTACCTCAACTCACTGA
- the ak4 gene encoding adenylate kinase 4, mitochondrial isoform X1 gives MSKLFRAVIMGPPGSGKGTISERIAHSFGLKHISSGDFVRENISANTEAGVLAKTYIKKGLLVPDHVMTRLLLPRLEEMTKYSWLLDGFPRTLAQADALNSICDLDVVFNLNIPLETLKERLRHRWTHPSSGRVYNMYFNPPRIQGLDDITGEQLIQQEEDRPEALVARLRHYKDIAKPVIDLYKAKSILYTFSDTETDRIWPNISTLLSTKIPIVQSDARCTSTH, from the exons ATGTCCAAATTATTCCGGGCTGTTATCATGGGTCCACCAGGCTCAGGAAAAGGGACCATCTCGGAGAGAATTGCGCACAGTTTCGGACTCAAACATATATCCAGTGGAGACTTCGTTCGGGAAAACATCTCTGCTAATACGG AAGCTGGTGTTTTGGCAAAGACTTATATAAAAAAGGGATTGCTTGTGCCAGACCATGTCATGACTCGCCTTCTGCTGCCTAGATTGGAGGAGATGACCAAATACAGTTGGTTGTTAGATG GTTTCCCTCGAACTCTAGCTCAGGCAGATGCCCTGAACAGTATCTGTGATCTAGATGTAGTCTTCAACCTCAACATCCCTCTGGAAACACTTAAAGAAAGACTACGTCATCGCTGGACACACCCATCCAGTGGGAGAGTATACAACATGTATTTCAATCCCCCCCGAATCCAG GGGCTAGATGACATTACAGGAGAGCAGTTGATTCAACAGGAAGAGGACAGACCAGAAGCTCTGGTGGCCAGACTGAGACACTACAAAGATATTGCCAAACCTGTCATAGATTTATATAA GGCTAAAAGCATCCTGTACACATTCTCAGACACAGAAACAGATCGGATCTGGCCAAATATCAGCACACTCCTCAGCACAAAGATCCCCATTGTCCAGTCAGATGCTCGGTGTACCTCAACTCACTGA